The proteins below are encoded in one region of Silene latifolia isolate original U9 population chromosome 2, ASM4854445v1, whole genome shotgun sequence:
- the LOC141640340 gene encoding uncharacterized protein LOC141640340, which translates to MVMVSPLHIHMDSIGFWNIRGMNRVGKQKSINYFLQNKGIGLFGLLETKIKNKNFLKVVNSFNNGLCISANNGYHSGGRIWILWQPKRFRVNFIEYNAQFIHMKVESLLDKSICYLTVVYAFNSIQERAPLWNQLRKIAGQTHGPWAIAGDFNCILAASERYGGASTMAEMEPFRRCVEDCEVVDIAATGSLYT; encoded by the coding sequence ATGGTAATGGTTTCTCCCCTACACATTCACATGGATAGTATTGGTTTTTGGAATATTAGGGGTATGAATAGAGTAGGGAAACAGAAAAGTATAAATTATTTCTTACAGAATAAAGGAATAGGCTTATTTGGTCTATTGGAAACAAAAATCAAGAATAAAAATTTCTTAAAGGTTGTTAATAGTTTCAATAATGGATTGTGTATTTCTGCTAATAATGGATATCATAGTGGAGGAAGAATATGGATTTTATGGCAACCAAAGAGGTTTAGAGTGAATTTTATTGAGTACAATGCTCAGTTCATTCATATGAAGGTTGAATCTTtgcttgacaaaagcatttgCTACTTGACCGTGGTCTATGCATTCAATAGCATTCAAGAGAGAGCTCCTCTTTGGAATCAGCTGAGGAAGATTGCTGGACAGACTCATGGTCCATGGGCCATAGCAGGTGATTTCAACTGTATCCTAGCTGCCAGTGAGAGATATGGGGGTGCTTCCACTATGGCTGAGATGGAACCTTTCAGAAGATGTGTTGAGGACTGTGAGGTGGTGGATATTGCTGCTACTGGCTCCCTGTACACCTAG